In one Choloepus didactylus isolate mChoDid1 chromosome 1, mChoDid1.pri, whole genome shotgun sequence genomic region, the following are encoded:
- the PAQR9 gene encoding membrane progestin receptor epsilon: MPRRLQPRGAGTKGPPATAAAASGTTQLPQSAAAADPTATAKPLLRWDEVPDDFVECFILSGYRRLPCTAQECLASVLKPTNETLNFWTHFIPLLLFLSKFCSLFFLSGRDVPFHHPWLLPLWCYASGVLLTFAMSCTAHVFSCLSLRLRAAFFYLDYASISYYGFGSTVAYYYYLLPGLSLLDARVMTPYVQQRLGWHVDCTRLIAAYRSLVLPVAFVLAVACTVACCKSRTDWCSYPFALRTFVFVMPLSMACPIMLESWLFDLRGENPTLFVHFYRRYFWLVVAAFFNVSKIPERIHPGLFDIIGHSHQLFHIFTFLSIYDQVYYVEEGLRQFLKAPPAAPTFSGTVGYMLLLVVCLGLVIRKFLTGSEFCCKK; the protein is encoded by the coding sequence ATGCCGCGGCGCCTGCAGCCCCGAGGCGCGGGCACAAAGGGCCCGCCCGCCACGGCCGCGGCGGCTTCGGGGACGACCCAGCTCCCCCAATCCGCCGCGGCAGCAGACCCCACCGCGACGGCCAAGCCGCTGCTGCGATGGGACGAGGTGCCCGACGACTTCGTCGAGTGCTTCATCCTGTCAGGCTACCGGCGGCTGCCGTGCACGGCGCAGGAGTGCTTGGCCTCGGTGCTGAAGCCTACCAACGAGACGCTCAACTTCTGGACGCACTTCATCCCACTGCTGCTGTTCCTAAGCAAGTTCTGCAGCCTGTTCTTCTTGAGCGGCCGCGACGTGCCCTTCCACCACCCGTGGCTGCTGCCGCTGTGGTGCTATGCTTCGGGCGTGCTGCTGACCTTCGCCATGAGCTGCACGGCGCACGTGTTCAGTTGCTTGTCGCTGCGCCTGCGCGCCGCCTTTTTCTACCTGGATTACGCTTCCATCAGCTACTACGGCTTCGGCAGCACCGTGGCTTACTACTACTACTTGCTGCCTGGCCTGAGCCTGCTAGACGCCAGGGTCATGACTCCATACGTACAGCAGCGCCTGGGCTGGCACGTGGACTGCACGCGCCTCATTGCAGCCTACCGCTCGCTGGTGCTGCCGGTGGCCTTCGTGCTGGCCGTGGCCTGCACGGTGGCCTGCTGCAAGAGCCGCACGGACTGGTGCTCCTACCCATTCGCGTTGCGCACCTTTGTTTTCGTCATGCCGCTCAGCATGGCCTGTCCCATAATGCTGGAGAGCTGGCTTTTCGACCTGCGAGGGGAGAACCCCACGCTCTTCGTGCACTTCTACCGCCGCTACTTCTGGCTGGTCGTGGCTGCCTTCTTCAATGTAAGCAAGATCCCCGAGCGCATCCACCCGGGCCTCTTCGACATCATCGGCCACAGCCACCAGCTCTTCCACATCTTCACTTTCCTCAGCATCTATGACCAGGTGTACTATGTGGAGGAGGGCCTGCGCCAGTTCCTCAAGGCTCCGCCAGCCGCTCCCACCTTCTCGGGCACTGTGGGCTACATGCTGCTACTGGTGGTCTGCCTGGGGCTGGTCATCAGGAAGTTCCTAACCGGCTCTGAATTCTGCTGTAAGAAGTGA